In Streptomyces sp. NBC_00306, a single genomic region encodes these proteins:
- a CDS encoding FecCD family ABC transporter permease, translating to MSSTTVRPPGYALVRAGRGSYLLHRRAAVTAAALAVALAVVCVAYLCVGQSFVAPGEVVRVLLGRPSADELVVGTLRLPRMTVGLLVGAAFGIAGALIQTVARNPLASPDIIGISQGASALTVGAMTFGLTSYTVLPYLSVAGGMAAAALVYVFAWRGGLHATRFVLIGIGFAIALRSVTTLFLTKGDVLVAQQAQIWMTGSLNGRGWEEAAPLGRLLLALVPAILWAARAQRTVSLDDDTATALGVRLGRVRLGLVLVGVVLASVATGAAGPVDFVALLAPQIARRMTRTAQIPLLSSALMGAVIVVLADLLARKLLAPTELPVGVLTAAVGAPYLIWLIVRSRTAGGTS from the coding sequence ATGAGCAGCACCACCGTCCGCCCCCCGGGGTACGCCCTGGTGCGAGCCGGGCGTGGCTCGTACCTCCTGCACCGGCGCGCCGCCGTCACCGCCGCCGCGCTCGCTGTGGCGCTCGCCGTCGTCTGCGTCGCCTACCTCTGCGTGGGCCAGAGCTTCGTCGCGCCCGGTGAGGTCGTCCGGGTGCTCCTCGGCCGCCCCTCCGCGGACGAACTGGTCGTCGGCACGCTGCGGCTGCCCCGGATGACCGTCGGGCTGCTCGTCGGCGCCGCCTTCGGCATCGCGGGCGCGCTCATCCAGACCGTCGCCCGCAACCCGCTCGCCAGCCCCGACATCATCGGGATCAGCCAGGGCGCGAGCGCGCTCACGGTCGGGGCGATGACCTTCGGGCTCACCTCGTACACCGTCCTGCCCTACCTCTCGGTCGCCGGCGGTATGGCGGCCGCCGCGCTCGTCTATGTCTTCGCCTGGCGGGGCGGTCTGCACGCCACCCGCTTCGTCCTCATCGGCATCGGCTTCGCGATCGCGCTGCGCTCGGTCACCACGCTCTTCCTGACGAAGGGCGACGTGCTCGTCGCCCAGCAGGCCCAGATCTGGATGACCGGTTCGCTCAACGGCCGTGGCTGGGAGGAGGCGGCGCCCCTCGGCCGGCTGCTTCTCGCGCTGGTCCCGGCGATCCTGTGGGCGGCCCGCGCCCAGCGGACCGTCTCCCTGGACGACGACACCGCGACCGCGCTCGGCGTCCGGCTGGGCCGCGTACGTCTCGGGCTCGTCCTCGTCGGTGTGGTGCTCGCGTCCGTGGCGACCGGCGCCGCCGGACCGGTCGACTTCGTGGCCCTGCTCGCGCCGCAGATCGCCCGCCGGATGACGCGGACCGCGCAGATCCCGCTGCTGTCTTCCGCCTTGATGGGCGCGGTGATCGTCGTGCTCGCCGATCTCCTCGCCCGGAAACTTCTCGCGCCCACCGAACTGCCGGTGGGCGTGCTGACGGCCGCCGTCGGCGCCCCGTACCTGATCTGGCTCATCGTCCGGAGCCGTACCGCTGGAGGAACGTCGTGA
- a CDS encoding futalosine hydrolase, with the protein MRVLVVTAVAAEAGSVAAGLAGFADGSPRTLPGGYALTRYARPATGAQTPAVLVDVLAAGVGPAAAAAATATALTARTHEQAQALTAGPAQAPSDARGTLPPYDMVVSAGIGGGFPPRAPLGTVVVADEIIAADLGAETPDGYLPVDELGFGRTAHLPPSGLPGRAAKLLEAGGLPHLVAPVLTVSTVTGTARRADELTARHPRAGAEAMEGFGVAEAAAAHALPVLEIRAVSNPVGPRDREAWRIKEALDSLRQAFQLLTPLFEESP; encoded by the coding sequence GTGCGCGTACTTGTCGTGACCGCGGTGGCGGCGGAGGCCGGATCGGTCGCCGCCGGCCTCGCAGGTTTCGCGGACGGGAGTCCGCGGACCCTGCCGGGCGGCTACGCGCTGACGCGGTACGCGCGCCCCGCGACCGGCGCGCAGACCCCGGCCGTACTCGTGGACGTCCTCGCGGCCGGCGTGGGTCCCGCGGCGGCGGCGGCAGCGACGGCGACCGCCCTGACCGCTCGGACACACGAGCAGGCACAGGCGCTGACGGCGGGACCCGCACAGGCACCATCTGACGCTCGCGGCACCCTCCCGCCCTACGACATGGTCGTCTCCGCCGGCATCGGCGGAGGTTTCCCGCCCCGCGCCCCGCTCGGCACGGTCGTCGTCGCCGACGAGATCATCGCCGCCGATCTGGGCGCCGAGACCCCCGACGGATACCTCCCCGTCGACGAGCTCGGATTCGGCCGCACCGCCCATCTCCCGCCCTCCGGGCTGCCGGGCCGCGCCGCGAAGCTGCTGGAGGCCGGCGGGCTGCCGCATCTCGTCGCTCCCGTGCTCACCGTCTCCACGGTGACCGGCACCGCGCGCCGGGCCGATGAGCTGACCGCGCGTCACCCCCGCGCCGGAGCCGAGGCGATGGAGGGGTTCGGGGTCGCCGAGGCCGCCGCCGCCCACGCTCTGCCCGTCCTGGAGATCCGTGCGGTCTCCAACCCCGTCGGCCCGCGCGACCGCGAGGCCTGGCGCATCAAAGAGGCCCTGGACTCCCTGCGGCAGGCCTTCCAGCTGCTCACACCCCTGTTCGAGGAGTCGCCGTGA
- a CDS encoding 1,4-dihydroxy-6-naphthoate synthase, with amino-acid sequence MTLQIAYSPCPNDTFVFEAWAHGRVPGAPGVDVTFADIDITNGMAERGESDILKVSYAVLPWVLDEYTLLPCGGALGRGCGPLVLTREPGVDLRGKTVAVPSERSTAYLLFRLWTADLVPGGVGEVVVMPFHEIMPAVRDGKVDAGLVIHEARFTYQSYGLHCLADMGEHWESTTGLPIPLGAIIAKRSLGAGTLRQLAESIRTSVRMAWDDPAASRTYVLEHAQEMDPAVADQHIGLYVNEFTADLGEDGYAAVRGLLTRAAAEGLVPPLGRDALGFVDN; translated from the coding sequence GTGACCCTGCAGATCGCGTACTCACCCTGCCCGAACGACACGTTCGTCTTCGAGGCGTGGGCGCACGGCCGGGTGCCGGGCGCGCCCGGTGTCGATGTCACCTTCGCGGACATCGACATCACCAACGGCATGGCGGAGCGCGGCGAGTCCGACATCCTCAAGGTCTCCTACGCCGTACTGCCGTGGGTGCTCGACGAGTACACCCTGCTCCCCTGCGGCGGGGCGCTCGGCCGCGGCTGCGGTCCGCTGGTGCTGACCCGTGAGCCGGGTGTGGACCTGCGGGGGAAGACGGTCGCGGTGCCGAGCGAGCGCTCCACCGCGTATCTGCTGTTCCGGCTGTGGACCGCGGACCTCGTGCCGGGAGGCGTCGGCGAGGTCGTCGTGATGCCGTTCCACGAGATCATGCCCGCCGTGCGCGACGGCAAGGTGGACGCCGGACTGGTCATCCACGAGGCGCGCTTCACCTACCAGAGCTACGGGCTGCACTGCCTCGCCGACATGGGCGAGCACTGGGAGTCCACCACCGGGCTGCCCATCCCGCTGGGCGCGATCATCGCCAAGCGGTCGCTGGGCGCCGGGACTCTGCGGCAGCTGGCCGAGTCGATCCGTACGTCGGTCCGCATGGCCTGGGACGATCCCGCGGCCTCCCGCACCTACGTACTGGAGCACGCCCAGGAGATGGATCCGGCGGTTGCCGATCAGCACATCGGGCTCTACGTCAACGAGTTCACCGCCGACCTCGGCGAGGACGGCTACGCCGCAGTGCGGGGGCTGCTGACACGCGCGGCGGCCGAGGGGCTGGTACCGCCCCTCGGCCGCGATGCGCTGGGTTTCGTCGACAACTGA
- a CDS encoding HAD family hydrolase, which produces MASHPSSGPSPASPDRPEGPLTVGFDLDMTLIDSRPGIHAAYRALAAETGVWIDADLAVTRLGPPLEQELAHWFPDRQIQAMGDRYRELYPTYAIGPTLAMPGAREAVTAVQELGGRAIVVTAKHEPNAKLHLAHLGIEPDAVIGWLWAEAKGEALREHGARVYVGDHTGDVRGARTARALSVAVPTGPCTADELREAGADVVLDDLMTFPAWLRDYAAGRAA; this is translated from the coding sequence ATGGCATCGCACCCATCATCCGGCCCGTCGCCCGCGTCCCCGGACCGTCCCGAAGGCCCCCTCACCGTGGGGTTCGACCTCGATATGACGCTGATCGACTCCCGCCCGGGCATCCACGCCGCCTACCGTGCGCTCGCGGCGGAGACGGGCGTGTGGATCGACGCGGACCTGGCCGTCACCCGGCTCGGCCCGCCGCTGGAGCAGGAGTTGGCGCACTGGTTCCCCGACCGGCAGATCCAGGCCATGGGCGACCGGTACCGCGAGCTCTACCCCACGTACGCGATCGGGCCGACCCTCGCCATGCCCGGCGCCCGCGAGGCGGTGACCGCGGTCCAGGAGCTCGGCGGCCGCGCGATCGTCGTCACCGCCAAGCACGAGCCGAACGCCAAGCTCCACCTCGCGCACCTGGGCATCGAGCCGGACGCGGTGATCGGCTGGCTGTGGGCGGAGGCCAAGGGGGAGGCGCTGCGGGAGCACGGCGCGCGGGTGTACGTCGGCGACCACACGGGCGACGTGCGCGGCGCGCGCACCGCGCGGGCGCTGTCCGTCGCGGTGCCGACGGGCCCGTGCACCGCTGATGAACTGCGGGAAGCCGGCGCGGACGTGGTGCTCGACGACCTCATGACGTTCCCGGCCTGGCTGCGCGACTACGCGGCGGGACGGGCCGCCTGA
- a CDS encoding DUF3027 domain-containing protein codes for MSAATTRSRTPDRLCAEAVDLAREAAEEAAAPGVVGEHVSLVSEGDRVVTHFFESKEPGYRGWRWAVTVARASRAKVVTLDETVLLPGPDALLAPEWVPWSERLRPGDMGPGDLLPTEAEDLRLEPGWTGEDAPPPNSAVAETLHDLAERVEDEDAELTDRRPAGTGGNGRGAITSIAEELGLRRARVLSRYGLRAAAARWEESFGPNTPMAQAAPAPCVSCGFLVRVGGSLGQAFGLCANEFSPADGHVVSFAYGCGGHSEAAVMPKTPTPAPHVLDSMGADAFPLRPSRDGGSVSSEPDADSDDLGHS; via the coding sequence GTGAGTGCTGCGACGACGCGAAGCCGAACCCCCGACCGTCTGTGCGCCGAGGCGGTAGACCTTGCCCGGGAGGCGGCCGAGGAGGCCGCTGCCCCAGGAGTGGTCGGCGAGCATGTGTCCCTCGTGTCCGAGGGAGACCGCGTCGTCACGCACTTCTTCGAGAGCAAGGAACCCGGCTACCGCGGCTGGCGCTGGGCCGTCACGGTCGCCCGCGCCTCCCGCGCGAAGGTCGTGACGCTCGACGAGACCGTCCTGTTGCCGGGACCCGACGCGCTGCTGGCCCCCGAGTGGGTGCCCTGGAGCGAGCGGCTGCGGCCGGGCGACATGGGCCCGGGCGATCTGCTGCCCACCGAGGCGGAGGACCTGCGCCTCGAACCCGGCTGGACCGGCGAGGACGCGCCGCCGCCGAACTCGGCCGTCGCCGAGACGCTGCACGACCTGGCCGAACGCGTCGAGGACGAGGACGCCGAGCTCACCGACCGCAGGCCCGCGGGTACCGGGGGCAACGGCCGGGGTGCGATCACGTCGATCGCCGAGGAGCTGGGCCTGCGCCGGGCGCGGGTGCTGTCCCGGTACGGCCTGCGCGCCGCGGCCGCCCGCTGGGAGGAGTCCTTCGGACCGAACACCCCGATGGCGCAGGCGGCCCCCGCTCCCTGTGTCTCGTGCGGGTTCCTCGTGCGGGTCGGCGGCTCATTGGGGCAGGCCTTCGGCCTCTGCGCGAACGAGTTCTCGCCCGCCGACGGGCATGTCGTGTCCTTCGCGTACGGCTGCGGTGGCCACTCCGAGGCCGCCGTGATGCCGAAGACGCCGACGCCCGCACCGCACGTGCTCGACTCGATGGGGGCGGACGCGTTCCCGCTGCGGCCTTCCCGCGACGGGGGCTCGGTGTCCTCGGAGCCGGACGCGGACTCGGACGACCTCGGTCACTCGTAG
- a CDS encoding sacsin N-terminal ATP-binding-like domain-containing protein, with protein sequence MSVRTTEWADPFGTARLRRGVLDAWGASPARFREDANAEEDLVLGGYRDRLVVELAQNAADAAARAGTAGRLRLTLHPGTGDAPAVLAAANTGAALDATGVESLSTLRASAKRDSGESAVGRFGVGFAAVLAVSDEPAVIGRHGGVRWSLAEARGLAEEAAQASPGLGDELRRRDGHVPLLRLPLPAEGTAPEGYDTVVVLPLRDGAAADLVERLLAGVDDALLLTLPGLTEIVIETPDGVRELRRTVQGPYVHVQDSVHGERRWRVVSHGGGLAPALLADRPVEERLRPHWAVTWAVPVDDEGAPARPRTAPVVHAPTPTDEPLGVPALLIATLPLDTTRRHPAPGPLTDFLVERAAQAYAELLGDWQPVTVGTIDLVPGPLGKGELDGALRAAILRLLPRTAFLEAAAPRDVAGEWSGRDDTGLPVGESSAGLRPIEAEVLEGAGAETVQVLAEVLPSLLPAGLERRVELRTLGVARVPLTEAIDRLAGLEREPGWWRRLYDSLAGVDPDRLTGLPVPLADSRTTIGPRQTLLPLADTPQELARLGLKVVHPDAAHPLLEKLGALPATPRAVLTTPQVRAAVAGSMDAGEVWDEDALDADEVVQTVLTLVRDAGLEPGDEPWLGALALPDEDGELAPAGELVLPGSPFAAVMRDDELALCDAELAERWGEQPLAACGVLANFALVRATDVVLDPDELEPRDGDFAEPDDAGLLDAVDVWCEDVLDRLPDTPVPPVATEIVAVRDLDLVDDDRWPQALALLAQPPLRDALTQAVRVLLPDGTTETVRPYTAWWLRDHPVLDGRRPAGLRAAGGDPLLEGLYEAVDATGFDDAQVLRALGVRTSVASLLDEPGGAAELLGRLADPGLPVRPAQLHALYTALAELDPEQVTLPDELRAVVDGEVRVVDASDAVVADAPDLLPLTAGIPLLPVAPSRAAELAELFQVRRLSETVAAEVTTEGEEYEVPESVHVLLGAGTPATYVEHDELIAGGTELEWRRTPDGVIHASTVEGVAAGLAWAAAQWPRRFEVAALLEDPSRTDELARNRWFD encoded by the coding sequence GTGAGCGTCAGGACGACCGAGTGGGCCGACCCGTTCGGGACGGCGCGGCTGCGGCGCGGCGTGCTCGACGCGTGGGGTGCGAGCCCCGCTCGCTTCCGGGAGGACGCGAACGCCGAGGAGGACCTCGTCCTCGGCGGCTACCGTGACCGCCTCGTCGTCGAGCTCGCCCAGAACGCCGCCGACGCCGCCGCCCGCGCCGGGACCGCCGGCCGCCTGCGGCTGACCCTGCACCCCGGCACAGGAGACGCACCAGCGGTCCTCGCCGCCGCCAACACCGGCGCGGCCCTGGACGCCACCGGCGTCGAATCGCTGAGCACCCTGCGTGCCTCCGCCAAGCGCGACAGCGGAGAGAGCGCCGTCGGCCGGTTCGGCGTCGGCTTCGCGGCCGTGCTCGCCGTGAGCGACGAACCCGCGGTCATCGGCCGCCACGGCGGCGTCCGCTGGTCCCTCGCCGAGGCGCGCGGTCTGGCCGAGGAGGCCGCCCAGGCGAGCCCCGGCCTCGGCGACGAGCTGCGCCGCCGCGACGGGCACGTACCGCTGCTGCGGCTGCCGCTGCCCGCCGAGGGCACCGCCCCCGAGGGGTACGACACCGTCGTCGTGCTGCCGCTGCGCGACGGCGCCGCGGCCGACCTCGTGGAGCGGCTCCTCGCCGGGGTCGACGACGCGCTGCTCCTCACCCTCCCGGGCCTCACCGAGATCGTGATCGAAACCCCGGACGGCGTACGGGAGTTGCGGCGCACCGTCCAGGGCCCCTACGTCCACGTCCAGGACAGCGTCCACGGCGAGCGGCGCTGGCGTGTCGTCAGCCACGGCGGCGGCCTCGCACCGGCCCTGCTCGCGGACCGGCCCGTCGAGGAGCGCCTGCGGCCCCACTGGGCCGTCACCTGGGCCGTGCCCGTCGACGACGAGGGCGCGCCGGCCCGGCCGCGCACCGCACCCGTGGTGCACGCGCCCACCCCCACCGACGAACCCCTCGGTGTCCCCGCACTGCTGATCGCCACACTTCCGCTGGACACCACGCGCCGCCATCCCGCGCCCGGGCCGCTCACCGACTTCCTCGTGGAGCGCGCCGCGCAGGCCTACGCCGAGCTGCTCGGCGACTGGCAGCCCGTCACGGTCGGCACGATCGACCTGGTGCCGGGCCCGCTCGGCAAGGGCGAACTGGACGGCGCACTGCGGGCCGCGATCCTGCGGCTGCTGCCGCGTACGGCGTTCCTGGAGGCGGCGGCCCCGCGCGACGTTGCCGGGGAGTGGTCCGGACGGGACGACACCGGACTGCCCGTGGGCGAGTCCTCGGCCGGGCTGCGGCCGATCGAGGCCGAGGTCCTGGAGGGCGCCGGCGCGGAGACCGTGCAGGTGCTCGCCGAAGTCCTGCCGAGTCTGCTGCCGGCCGGGCTGGAGCGCCGGGTGGAGCTGCGGACGCTCGGCGTCGCCCGGGTCCCGCTGACCGAGGCGATCGACCGGCTCGCGGGGCTGGAGCGCGAACCGGGCTGGTGGCGGCGGCTCTACGACAGCCTCGCCGGTGTCGACCCCGACCGGCTGACGGGCCTGCCCGTCCCGCTGGCGGACTCCCGGACCACGATCGGGCCGCGGCAGACGCTGCTTCCGCTCGCCGACACCCCGCAGGAGCTGGCCCGCCTCGGCCTGAAGGTCGTCCACCCCGACGCGGCGCACCCGCTGCTGGAGAAGCTGGGGGCGCTGCCCGCGACGCCGCGTGCGGTGCTCACGACGCCGCAGGTGCGGGCCGCGGTCGCCGGGTCGATGGACGCCGGCGAGGTGTGGGACGAGGACGCGCTCGACGCCGACGAGGTCGTGCAGACCGTGCTCACGCTCGTACGGGACGCGGGTCTCGAACCCGGCGACGAGCCCTGGCTGGGCGCCCTCGCGCTGCCCGACGAGGACGGGGAGCTCGCCCCGGCGGGTGAACTGGTGCTGCCGGGCAGCCCGTTCGCGGCCGTGATGCGCGACGACGAGCTGGCGCTCTGCGATGCGGAACTGGCCGAACGGTGGGGCGAGCAGCCGCTCGCCGCCTGCGGGGTGCTGGCGAACTTCGCGCTGGTACGGGCCACGGACGTCGTCCTCGACCCCGACGAACTGGAGCCCCGCGACGGGGACTTCGCCGAACCCGACGACGCGGGCCTGCTGGACGCGGTCGACGTCTGGTGCGAGGACGTGCTCGACCGGCTGCCGGACACACCCGTTCCCCCGGTCGCCACGGAGATCGTCGCGGTGCGCGATCTGGACCTGGTGGACGACGACCGCTGGCCGCAGGCGCTGGCGCTGCTGGCGCAGCCGCCGCTGCGGGACGCGCTCACCCAGGCCGTACGGGTCCTGCTGCCGGACGGCACGACGGAGACCGTGCGGCCCTACACCGCGTGGTGGCTGCGGGACCACCCCGTCCTGGACGGCCGGCGGCCCGCCGGGCTGCGGGCCGCCGGCGGCGATCCGCTGCTCGAAGGGCTGTACGAGGCCGTCGACGCGACCGGCTTCGACGATGCGCAGGTCCTGCGGGCGCTCGGCGTACGGACGTCGGTGGCGTCCCTCCTCGACGAGCCGGGCGGCGCGGCCGAGTTGCTCGGCCGCCTCGCGGACCCCGGCCTGCCGGTGCGGCCGGCCCAACTGCACGCGCTCTACACGGCGCTGGCGGAGCTCGACCCGGAGCAGGTGACCCTGCCGGACGAGCTCCGTGCGGTGGTCGACGGGGAGGTCCGGGTGGTCGACGCGTCCGACGCGGTCGTGGCCGACGCCCCCGACCTCCTCCCGCTCACCGCCGGCATCCCGCTGCTGCCGGTGGCTCCGTCCCGGGCGGCGGAGTTGGCGGAACTGTTCCAGGTCCGCCGGCTGAGCGAGACGGTGGCGGCGGAGGTCACGACCGAGGGCGAGGAGTACGAGGTCCCGGAATCGGTGCACGTCCTGCTGGGCGCGGGCACCCCGGCCACGTACGTCGAGCACGACGAACTGATCGCGGGCGGCACCGAACTGGAGTGGCGCCGCACCCCGGACGGGGTGATCCACGCGTCCACGGTGGAGGGCGTGGCGGCGGGCCTCGCGTGGGCGGCGGCCCAGTGGCCGCGCCGCTTCGAGGTGGCGGCCCTGCTGGAGGACCCGTCGCGTACGGACGAACTGGCGCGGAACCGCTGGTTCGACTGA
- a CDS encoding DUF2771 domain-containing protein, which yields MTAAFFSGKRRRAAAAVGAVSAGLLVLSACDKPTPLATVTVGTNSVSTEAACYNDGDAIKESLIQGCLNKKDGKTVKVAMDDKVRFGVDPEIADNGWTLFIGGQQAEQEPYKKTYRTIPGNAFFASQTGETTNKAQVSIVETDGKKLVGIWHFTLEKTS from the coding sequence ATGACCGCTGCGTTCTTCTCCGGCAAGCGCCGCCGTGCTGCTGCCGCCGTCGGTGCCGTCTCCGCCGGGCTCCTCGTCCTCTCCGCCTGCGACAAGCCGACACCGCTCGCGACCGTCACGGTCGGGACGAACTCGGTCAGCACCGAGGCGGCCTGCTACAACGACGGTGACGCCATCAAGGAGTCCCTGATCCAGGGCTGCCTGAACAAGAAGGACGGCAAGACCGTCAAGGTCGCGATGGACGACAAGGTCCGCTTCGGCGTCGACCCCGAGATCGCCGACAACGGCTGGACCCTGTTCATCGGCGGCCAGCAGGCCGAGCAGGAGCCGTACAAGAAGACGTACCGGACCATCCCCGGCAACGCGTTCTTCGCCTCGCAGACCGGCGAGACCACGAACAAGGCCCAGGTCAGCATCGTGGAGACGGACGGCAAGAAGCTCGTCGGGATCTGGCACTTCACCCTCGAGAAGACCTCCTGA
- a CDS encoding cold-shock protein yields the protein MPTGKVKWFNSEKGFGFLSRDDGGDVFVHSSVLPAGVEALKPGQRVEFGVVAGQRGDQALSVTILDPTPSVAAAQRRKPDELASIVQDLTTLLENITPMLERGRYPDKVHGKKIAGLLRAVADQLDV from the coding sequence GTGCCTACCGGCAAGGTCAAGTGGTTCAACAGCGAGAAGGGCTTCGGCTTTCTCTCCCGCGACGACGGCGGCGACGTCTTCGTGCACTCGTCGGTTCTGCCCGCCGGGGTGGAGGCGCTCAAGCCCGGTCAGCGTGTCGAGTTCGGCGTGGTCGCGGGTCAGCGCGGCGACCAGGCTCTGTCGGTGACGATTCTCGACCCCACCCCGTCCGTGGCGGCGGCACAGCGCCGCAAGCCCGATGAGCTGGCCTCCATCGTCCAGGACCTGACGACGCTGCTGGAGAACATCACACCGATGCTGGAGCGCGGCCGCTACCCCGACAAGGTGCACGGCAAGAAGATCGCCGGCCTGCTGCGCGCCGTGGCGGACCAGCTGGACGTCTGA
- a CDS encoding FecCD family ABC transporter permease → MSARRALAVRRIGWTAAAVAALLFAILLSLAVGARAIAPTAVLDALLYGGHSDAAEVVRELRVPRTLIGLMVGAALALAGTVLQGITRNPIADPGILGISQGASVSVVLAIAFAGIHTLTGYVWFAFAGAAVASVAVYAIAASGRGGATPVKLALGGAAINALLVSVTMAVLTTKAATLEEFRFWQVGSVAGRDAEVVGQVWPFLLVGTVLVVSVARGLDALALGEDVAKGLGQNVATVRIVGGVGATVLTGVAVAAAGPIAFVGLAVPHIARAIVGGDHRWVLPMAALIGPVMLLVSDVIGRIVFPPGEIPAGVMTALIGVPFLVALVRRKAVPA, encoded by the coding sequence ATGTCAGCCAGACGCGCGCTTGCGGTCCGCCGCATCGGCTGGACGGCCGCCGCCGTCGCGGCCCTGCTGTTCGCGATCCTGCTCAGCCTCGCGGTGGGCGCGCGGGCGATCGCGCCGACGGCCGTACTCGACGCCCTGCTGTACGGCGGGCACAGCGACGCCGCCGAGGTCGTCCGCGAACTGCGCGTCCCGCGCACCCTGATCGGCCTGATGGTCGGCGCGGCGCTCGCCCTGGCCGGCACGGTCCTCCAGGGCATCACCCGCAACCCGATCGCCGACCCCGGCATCCTCGGCATCAGCCAGGGCGCCTCGGTGAGCGTGGTCCTCGCCATCGCCTTCGCGGGGATCCACACGCTGACCGGGTACGTCTGGTTCGCCTTCGCCGGCGCGGCAGTCGCGTCCGTCGCGGTGTACGCGATCGCCGCGAGCGGCAGGGGCGGCGCGACCCCCGTGAAGCTGGCGCTCGGGGGCGCGGCCATCAACGCGCTGCTGGTGTCGGTGACGATGGCCGTGCTCACGACGAAGGCGGCGACGCTGGAGGAGTTCCGGTTCTGGCAGGTGGGGTCCGTGGCCGGCCGGGACGCGGAAGTCGTCGGCCAGGTCTGGCCGTTCCTGCTGGTGGGCACGGTGCTGGTCGTCTCGGTGGCGCGGGGTCTCGACGCGCTGGCGCTCGGCGAGGACGTGGCGAAGGGGCTCGGCCAGAACGTGGCGACCGTGCGGATCGTGGGCGGGGTGGGCGCGACGGTGCTCACCGGCGTGGCGGTCGCGGCGGCCGGCCCGATCGCGTTCGTAGGCCTCGCGGTGCCGCACATCGCCCGCGCGATCGTGGGCGGCGACCACCGCTGGGTGCTGCCGATGGCCGCGCTGATCGGCCCGGTGATGCTGCTGGTGTCGGACGTGATCGGCCGGATCGTGTTCCCACCCGGGGAGATCCCGGCGGGTGTGATGACGGCCCTGATCGGCGTTCCGTTCCTGGTCGCCCTGGTCCGCCGCAAGGCGGTCCCGGCGTGA
- a CDS encoding MFS transporter: MATVRSSERTGPVGRAGRAVGRALHLPFTGTARGIRKATHAHGAGESGLGKLIELHAVNGAGDVMITVALATTVFFSVPTDEARGRVALYLAITMAPFALLAPVIGPLLDRIPHGRRAAMAGAMLTRAVLAVTLSGAVATGGLELYPAALGVLVASKAYGVVRSAVVPRLLPPGFSLVKANSRVTLAGLLATGIAAPIGVGLQKIGPEWPLYGACALFLLGAYWAFTMPPKVDSAKGEAKAHMLTHGEKKPSLRTVGPSVLHGLQANAAFRALSGFLIFFLAFLLREHPLAGQSAAVSLGIVGVAAGVGNALGTTVGAWLKSRGPEVIIATVLAVVLAAAITTAVFFGAGMVAVLGASAGLCQALAKLSLDALIQRDVPEQVRTSAFARSETLLQMAWVVGGAIGIALPLNGTLGMSVAAGIVGVGAALSVRGLLTAAHRGGHPRPKVA, translated from the coding sequence GTGGCAACCGTGAGGTCGTCGGAGCGAACCGGGCCGGTCGGGAGGGCGGGCCGGGCGGTCGGACGCGCCCTTCACCTGCCGTTCACCGGCACCGCCCGCGGCATCCGGAAAGCGACACACGCGCACGGCGCGGGCGAGTCGGGTCTCGGAAAACTGATCGAGCTGCACGCGGTCAACGGCGCGGGCGATGTCATGATCACCGTCGCGCTGGCGACGACGGTCTTCTTCTCCGTGCCGACGGACGAGGCGCGCGGCCGGGTGGCGCTGTATCTGGCCATCACCATGGCGCCCTTCGCCCTGCTCGCCCCGGTCATCGGCCCGCTGCTGGACCGCATCCCGCACGGCCGGCGGGCGGCGATGGCGGGCGCCATGCTCACCCGGGCGGTGCTCGCGGTGACGCTGTCCGGCGCGGTGGCGACGGGCGGCCTGGAGCTGTATCCGGCGGCGCTCGGGGTGCTGGTCGCGTCCAAGGCGTACGGCGTGGTGCGCAGCGCGGTCGTGCCACGTCTGCTGCCACCGGGGTTCTCGCTGGTCAAGGCGAACTCCCGGGTCACCCTTGCCGGGCTGCTGGCCACCGGGATCGCTGCGCCGATCGGGGTGGGGCTGCAGAAGATCGGGCCCGAGTGGCCTCTGTACGGGGCGTGTGCGCTGTTCCTGCTCGGCGCGTACTGGGCCTTCACCATGCCGCCGAAGGTGGACTCGGCGAAGGGTGAGGCCAAGGCGCACATGCTCACGCACGGGGAGAAGAAGCCGAGCCTGCGCACGGTCGGCCCCTCGGTGCTCCACGGTCTCCAGGCGAACGCGGCGTTCCGTGCCCTGTCCGGGTTCCTGATCTTCTTCCTCGCCTTCCTGCTGCGCGAGCATCCGCTGGCCGGGCAGAGCGCGGCGGTCTCGCTCGGGATCGTCGGCGTCGCCGCGGGTGTCGGCAACGCGCTCGGCACGACGGTCGGGGCCTGGCTGAAGTCACGCGGCCCCGAGGTGATCATCGCGACGGTGCTGGCGGTGGTGCTGGCGGCCGCGATCACCACGGCGGTGTTCTTCGGCGCGGGCATGGTGGCGGTGCTGGGCGCGTCGGCCGGTCTGTGCCAGGCGCTGGCGAAACTGTCGCTGGACGCGCTGATCCAGCGCGATGTGCCCGAGCAGGTCCGTACGTCCGCGTTCGCCCGCTCGGAGACGCTGCTCCAGATGGCGTGGGTGGTCGGCGGCGCGATCGGCATCGCGCTCCCGCTGAACGGCACGCTGGGCATGTCGGTGGCGGCGGGCATCGTGGGGGTGGGCGCGGCGCTGTCGGTACGGGGCCTGCTGACGGCGGCGCACCGGGGCGGCCACCCGCGGCCGAAGGTGGCGTAG